GTCACATTTCAGGGGGAGTGGGCACTAGGGACTCGGGGATATGGTTACTCTGGTCTGTGTGCTGCAATGTGGTCACCAGAACCCTAGGTTCGAGCATGTATTACAAAAGTCTTAACACAGGGTTAAAATACAATTTAGACACTCAAGGTTAGGGTTCCTTAACATGGGTCAGATGGCTCGAGTCCTACTAGCCCTgcgcttacattgcagtgtaagTGACCACCTATAGGCAGGCTCACAACCACTTAAATTTTGATGCAGTTGTGTAGCTAACTAGTGCATGGAGCCTTTGCTGAACCCCCAGCAGCCCTAAGGTGGGATTCTCAAACTAGGTATTCCCCCACCTGTCCTGTCAATGGGGCCTGATACCATAGGTGTTCTCAGGGCATGCATAATACCTGGTACTTGTTACTAAAGACAGCTTAGGAATTTTTGGTATATCCCCTGGCCTTATGTTTAGAACACTGTGGGAGACATAGCTGTATaagcccctgctctgccagatTTGGAGGAGGGAGTTGAACCCAAGCCTCCCACATGATAAGTGAGTGCCCTAGCGCCCAGTCTCATGGGTGTTTTTGTAATGGGTCTGTCTCAATTTCTTttgagctgttccactttgtataaataattcatTGATTGCACCCGTGTGAGACTGATTGGGATACTGGCTAGGGCACTCATCTGAGATGTGGATAATCTGGgtacaagtccctgctccaaatcaggcagagtagggacttgaaaCCAGATCTCCCACATAACTGTCCTAATTTCCGTGCTATCAGCAATGATAGTGGTGCTCTAGTTTTTCATGATAAATGTCTGGGTTTTGTCTACTAGGGTGTGGGCCGAGCTAGCTTAGGTGCCTAATGCCAGAAGACGGTTCACAGTTGAGTATCCTGAGTGGAAATAGATGTCTCACTCTAGCCTGTCAGTCAGATGCCTAGAGGTCCCGATCAATGGCAGTTAAGTCCCTGATATCTGAGGGGTGGGGCCTGAGACCCAGCCTTTCTTTtgcatttcactcctggctaGTTTAGGTGGCTTTCTGCTAAGCTTACCGTCTTCTAGGATTTCTTCCTTAGGCTCCTAACTCTGTGTTGTATGGGGAGCCAAGGTGCCTAGGGGATAGGGATTGCAATGCTTAAATACATTTGTGGATTTAGCCTATAGTCTCTACCTCTAAGAAAACAAGTGATATACAAGGTGGAGGAAGAAATATAGTCATATATACAATTgatatatatttgtatttttaaaaaatatgcttAATAGAGAATGATAAATTATCCCTATCCTGCTGCTTAATCTGTCATTAGTTGGCTGCTTCCTCATATATATCATAGCCAAAGTGGGTCTTGAGAAAAAATCAAGAGGAGGAGGGTGCAATAGACATACAAGTAGCTCAGATTGAGCATTCCATATGTACTGGACAGCGTGGAAGAAGGACCAGATATGTTTGTGTGGAAAGCTGACAGATGGGTAAGGTGGATGGTGTTAATAGTAGCAGAGAATATTATgagtgaaaaagattttggaggaAGAATCAGGATTTCAGCTTGGCCACATAAAGTTTAAGCTGACAGCAAGACATGCAAAAGGAGATGTCAGATATGTTAAGATGCAGGATTGGTTGAAGGAAAACAGGCCAGGAGTGTAAAGGTAGATCTTTGAGTCATCATCTTAAAGACAATAGTTGAAACTTTGAGTACTGAGTTCACCTAGATAGTGAATGTAAAGGGAAAAGAGGCTGGCTTGCCGAAGACTGAGAGCATCACAGAGTGATTTAGGTATTGGAGGACCTACCAAATGAGATATCAAAGAATCAATTTGAGAAGTAGGAGAACAAGAGAGGACagtcaaaaaaggaaacaaagagcTCAAGGAGGAAGGTGTGATCAAAAGCAGTAAGCAAGTCAGGAAGGGTGAGGTTAGAGTATATAGCCCTTGATATTTGACCAGAAAAAGATAGAAACATTGATGAGGGCAATTTTGGTGAAGGAGAGAGGATAAAATCCAGACCGAGGGGAACCAGAATGTGGTTCCAACAGTGGTGGAAGAGAGGAACTTGAGGAAGACATTATAAATTGTTCTTTATTTAGCCGTGAAGCAAGATAGTGTAGTTGGAAAAACAGGTGATTTCAAAATTGGGAGATTTATTGTACCTTAATCTTTTCAAATTGAAGTTATATTTCTTTTCCAGATAGTTCTCTGCATTCCTTGGaaatatttacaccagctgtCTTTTGTCTTTCAGTTAGTTCCATGCCCCCCTTAATAATGTAATCTAAAAGAGTCTTAGATTCAAGATTcaagtcatagattccaaggccagaagggaccattgtagtCTGCTTTcctacaggccatagaacttccccaaaataattcctcgagtatattttttagaaaaacatccaatcttgattttaacattcagtgatgaagaatctatCACACCCCTTGGTAAATTGGTCCAGAATCTCAgcactcactgttaaaaagttatgccttatttctagtctgaatttgtctagcttcaacttcagcCATTGGATAAGGTGTGAGGTCAGCTAGTATAATGCCTATAAACAGATGTAGTGTAAAGGAATGTGCAGGTATTTTGGGCCCCAAATGTAGCCTGTTTATCAAAATAAAGTTTACAAAACCTTTTTGTTTTCATATATTAAGAAAATTCTGTGAAAAcatgttggtttttttaatgtaaacacTTGTCTGCAGTGTTTGCAACCAGAACATTGAAGCATCTCCCTATTGTAGGAGACCCataaactgaaactgactaagaACGAGAGTGTAACAGTCTGTTTTCATTGTCCAGCACTATATGGAATTAGTTATACCTGTAAAATTCTCAGTTTCAATAATTTATTAGCAAAACAGGTAAATAACTTATCTGTTGAATCCCAATAATAAGACACTGAGTGTTTGGGCTGGCaaagagtgaatttcactctgcaGTGTGAAAATGTGCTGAGCCATGCTCAATGTCATTTAATTGTTATAGAATAATTTCCTGTTGTTGTCCTTAGTGTCAGTTTAAAAACTAATTGCTCTATTCACTGTTCATAACCTCATCCTTTCCCCCCCAAGCATGAACCCAGTTACAGCATTGTACAGTGAAATAAATGACAAGTTTATATGTTTTTATATTAATCTATTACTTTATTGCATTTAAAATACAGAATGAAGACAATGTAGACCTAAATCAAACATACAGTTCTTCACTTTCTACATCATCAGAATATTCAACTTCTGTTGACTCTTCTCTCTTATATGCATCATGGTCTACATATGGAGATGATATTAAACAATCTGCTGTTTCTCAGATTAGTGTAAAGAACAGGTATGTTATTTTAATAAGTCATCCTGGCAGAATGAGCATCTATTTCTTAAAGGGaatatttttttgtttgatttaggGTAAAACTTTCGAAGGGACcttgtcacgctgtctggagtggctcaccaCTTTGAGTGCCTATCTCAGGGCAGACCGTCAGAAAACAAGAGCAGACACCCCAGACTGGTGGTATATTCTATTATATTTCACCAAGagagtaacaaatgtgaactggATCACTATActagtcttaccatggagtcaccgacagtccccttagactctccagctTTTCTTGTCATCCAGACAAACTGAATTTAGTGATAATGGTTACATAAACCAAAAATCATACCACATCAGGTTTCTCCCAATCCCAAAGCACCAGTTACTTACACCTAGATCAATTGATACTCCAGGTCTCTAGGGTTATATAATTATAGGGGTAtacaaaatgtaaatgtaattaCAGAGTGTATGTAATGTAATGGCAGACAACCGGTTACAGATAAGTGAATACAATAACATTAGCATCTCTTTTGATTAGCATTCAAGTGAATTAGTTTGAATACATACTAATACATTTAAGACTTTGATATTCAcccacaagtgaattggcctgtaTTGCTTTTCAAAGGTCTTAGGTGCCCAAAGATGCCGATAGACACTAGTGAGACATTTAAAAGCAAGTAAGTGAGTTAGGTGTCTGACTCtcttgtttttaaagggaattaGGTACCTGACctgcttagatgcttttgaaagtcccaccaggtgcccatctgcatctttgggcacctaaatatctgTGAAAATGTGGCCCTTAGAAACTTAGGCCCAGAACAAGGTGCATATTGGCCTTTTTAGGCACTAAGTCCACCATTCAGATGCCATCTAATCCTGTAGGTATCTAAATTTTTGGAAAGGGGCATTGTCAAAGCTGTCTAAGCCCTGACACCACCCCTCAGTTAATAAGCAACTTGGAACCCTAGCTCAAgtcaaagccctgaggcaggGTTATCAAACTAGGCAGGGGATTACCTGTCCATCAGTGGAGCCAGATTCTGTAGGCCTGCTCTGAACTAGAGGTCTGCTCAGGCCTAATATGAGAACCCAGCCCAAGAGTGTCGAGTCATTTTCGGACCTGATCCAGACCCTAGTCAGTTCCACTGCCTCCTGCCCCTGGGTCAGCATTGGCTGTGTGCCCTGGTGTGTTGTTGCACGTGTGTGCTGCTGAGTGAGAGCTGGCTGTGTGCCCTGCCAGCCACTTCCACCTTGCCATACCTGCATGTAGTGGAGTGAGAAGCACTGTGACTCCTCAGCTCAGCACATGTCACAGCAAATACACACCTCAGCGAGATGGTGGCAACCAGCAGGACTGGCGCACACAGCTGCCTCCACGACAACCCCACGGACTTAAGGAAGAGAGCTGACCCAAGTCTGAGGAGGTTTTCCTATCCAACTTGTAATCAGGTCCCatcaggttgcagggctctacTTTGAATAGTTCTAAGTTCTGATACTGTCAGATATCCTAGCAAGAGGGCCAGATGCAGGCGACCATTAGCGGGGTGAGCAGCACAGTACATAGGGCAAGTGTAAGGGGTATCAGGTGTGAGCAGGAGgtgtagggagagagagagatgttgttTCAACTGCTAGCATAggtggtgggtataataggccagggcaGGATGCCAGTTGCAGGTTGGGCGGGGGGAGTTTTTGCTTCTTATTATGCTCCATGCAGGTTCTAGGGCAGCTGAGGAGGCGGTATCTGCTATTCAGCATCCTGGGTTCAAcagtaatctccctggactcTAGGGAGATTGTTGATGAACCCGGGAAGCTGAGTAACACATACCACCTCCTCAACTCCACTGGAACCTGCATGGCAGATATCAAACACTCTTCCGGAAGAGAGAAGAAACAAAGTGCTTTTCCCACAGGACAGTTTGGGGTCTGGGGAGGCATggtgcagctgggggtggggggctcagggctccagctggcCCAGGGCTCCTCTGGCTGAAGGGGGGTGGCTTGGGACTCCATCTGCAGTGGggttgagggggagggggcagagccgggggctacCGACGACTGCTAGGGCATGGGCTACCTAAGCAGCTGACCTTGCTTAGCTGCCTAAATCTAGAAGTCTGTTCATAGTTGAGGATCTCAAGTGGATGGAGGCATCAACCTCTGGCTTATCAGCCATGCACACCAGATCAGTGCCTAAGCCCCTCttctctccctgtccctctccTTGGCATTTCACTCCTGGCTATCTTAGGTGTCTCCCTGCTtagcttgctggcttctgaggAGCCTTtcctttaggtacctaaattaaTACAATACAATGCATGGGGTGCCTGAACACCTAGATCCGGGCTGAGAGACTGTATTGGCAAAAAGTACTTTTACACACGCAACTGTTCGTAATTGTAAAAAAAGACTGACGTCGATAGACCTcttaggttttggttttttttttttttgttttggtttttttttttgcacagtgAGCCCAATATTGTAAAGTGTTGAGTAACctcagttccattgaagtcattaTGAGTTGAAGGTGTTCAGCAAGTTTCAGGAGTAGGCCCCGTGTCAGTACACCCTATTTTTGCTCTACACAACGTAGATTAATTTGATTTACAAACCAATTTTAGAATAAAGGAACATAAAGACTGTAAAATGAGTAGTCTCTGGTGGCCATGTTTGAGATTTTCACTGAGCCTTTTAAAGAGAGAATTCAAAGGAGGTAACTATCCAAATGTAtatgatattttttttttcaggattcAAACTGAAAGAAATGACTATGGCAGTGAAACAGACTTATATGGACTTGTATCTAACATCTTGGAAGAACAAGATAAATCACAGCCATATTTTGCTGAGGGGTTAGTATATTGCTGTACTTGGactactaattttttttttttttcccccttgcagAAGCATTTCCCTTCCTTTTTCAGTTTGCTTGTTTCAGTAGCCATTTCTGCATTTACTACTCCCGGGAGGAAGCTTGCAACTTCTACAACCCATTTCAAACCCTACTAAAAGATGGGTGAACTTAGTAAAAGCGATACTCATTTTTGACCAGCTATTCAAATACTCCTTTTAGATTTTCACTTGCTTTGTAGCAAGTGCTGTAAATACCAATTCCTCTTCATGGCATCCTGGAAATGGCTTATGCAAATATTATAACCATGTCCCATTGAATCCTGCAGCCTTATGCTAATTTTCTGCACCAGAATTGATTTAAATTCCAGGTTAGAATTTTatcctttttttattatttcagttAAATGAAATGCTCAAAACAAGCAAGTATAATTTTTTAGTTTGCTTTTtcaataaattatttttcattaatatttgaaaagatggagaaaaatccTACCTGAAAATTGTAGAGCTAAAAGGAATATTTTATGTACTACCTATGCAGAATTTGGTAATTACCTAGCTTTCCAATTAATGCTTCATAGATAGAATAAGGTTAGAAGAAGAGACcagtatgatcatctagtctgtctaAGGCCCCCatctgagcgcctcacaatcTTTAGAGTATTTATCCTCGCCACACTGCTGTGAACGACATATTattcccatgttacagatgggggaactgaggctcagtgagaataaatgacttgccaaagggCACACAGGACATTGaacacagatctccagagtcctagACTAGCATCTGaaccactgcaccatccttcctctctgatctgcataacagaggccaagaattttacccagtgattcctgcatctagcTCAATGATGTTTGGTTAAACCTAAGCATATCTTAGAATGAGATTCAACCTTGATTGAAGGACCTCCAAGTGAAGAATTTACATAAAATACAATTAGAAATGGAACTCTCTTTTCAGTGTCAATCTTGTAGTCTTTCTACATGGTTTAATGAGTTTTAGGTGTAATTCTAGTCTTTACAGTCTGCTTATTACTTTACTGATAAAAGTCttcatttttttctgtgtgtgttactCCGCATAAGCAGCCAAAGTTAGTATGCTGGCACATTCACATTCCTTCATTTATGCTCAATGGTTTAATTTGCCTGCAGGAGACAGTGAGATACTGTAAAGCGCAAGCACTCCTGAAGATGTAATCAAGTTAGTACAGAGAAGCCTTATGTTCTGAGTACCAAAAGATGGATTTGGGGGTATTGTGGTGGTTTGGGAGTTATTTTGCAAGTTAAAATAAATAGAATGGTCATGGAGTATCAGGATCTGTGAGTACTATATTTCCATTTGAGCAGTGTCAGATGGTAAATCTTTCTCCAGTgtgatatatgtatatattgttgCATAGACACAACCTAGCCCTTTGATGGAATTGTGCACCAGTTGGAAGCAGTCCTTCAGTTTAAAGGGAATGTTCAGTAGATGATAAAAGAAAGATGATGGTCATGATAGTATATTGGGATATGGAATGTATAAAATACAGGGGAAATGGTGGGGGATCTAAGGGAAGAAGAGAGgtgatctctctctttcctctgctcCCTGGGAGGAATACCAAGGACAGAACTATAAATACATGCTTGTTTACCTCTTTTAGGACCTGCTCCTCAAATTTAAAGTCAGTATGGCCTGTGAACACAACCAGATTTGCAGACCACCATGACCTGTTGTCGGAATCAAAAAGGCCTGTAGTTGCAGCTATCTCTCAACAGGTTTTTTATACTGGTGAATCCATATCTGCTGCTGAAAAACCATGCTTGCACAGTGGCAGTCTATCATCACAACAGAAAATAGATGAACTTTATCATGGATTTACTAGCATGGACCTTGAAGAGCAATGGTTGTACCCTTCTAGGAATGATCATGCAGGCTGTTACAACATGCAGACCAATGAGAATGCTAAAACACCTCCACTACAAAGCTATTCATATATCAAAAACTCTTTTATACCACAAACTGGTTTTTCAGAAGTAATAAAAGAATCAGGAGCAGATACTTATTCATATGGAAGAGATAAAGTGTGTGCCAAAGGGCCTGAAGTGCAGTTACACCAAAAGCGGGCAGAAATGTTTCTTCCACAATTTAACAGCTACAGTGAAAATGCAGATTATTGTAGATACCCAGAATATTCTCATCCCAGTAAATTAAAGCATAATAAGAGTACAAACTTCAGTGTCCAAGATAGTAAAAAATTAACAAATGGAATACCTGAAGCACCAGCTGTGGATACAGAAACCTACACTAAATTATTTCAAGTTAAACCAgcaattcagaaaaaaattgaaGATACAATTCCAGATCAGCAGAACTTTACATTTTCTAAAACTACAGGACTCTTGTCAGAAAAGCAGTTTGCAAATGAACCTTCATTTACCACTGACTTTGGGTTAAAATCTGAGTATGGACTAAAATCTCATGCAGCTTGTCCAGGAAGTAGTGATTTTGCAAATGCCACAGAAAAACAACTATTTTCAAAATCTGATCCCCAGAATTCTGAATATTTTAAATCACTGACCTTATTATCAAACTCAGCAACCACTTCAGCAGGCACTAGTGTGAGGCCAACTTGGATGAATATTCAAACTAAAAACAATACTTCTGTCCTGTACCAGAATCCAAGCACCTTGATGAAGTTGAGTAACCATCTGTCTGCTACTCCAAAAGGTTCCAATAATTCTAATGATTTTTCTCAATTGTCATCTTCAAATTTAACTTTGAATAATAACTTGTTTCAGAAATTCTGCCAAGAAAATCCTTCAGCATTTTCTAGTCTTGATTTCGGTTATAATACTGCAGAACGAATTCAGCCTGCTAATCGTATGGAAGGACTAACTAAGGTTGGAGAAGAGAGTCTCTTTGAACCAATTACtgataaaaaaattaagcagTCAAATGGTTTTTGTGAGAACTATTCAGCTCAATATGGGATCACTGAAAATTTGAACAAACACAACTTCCAAGCTAAGCCACAAAGTGGACATTATGATCCTGAGGAAGGACAAAAACATCTAGATGTATTGCCACAGAACACATACCAGGATCTGTTGGAGTCTCACGGTCACTTTAATAGCCACAGACAGGGAGGTGGAGACAGCAATATTGTCAATAGCCGTGTAAATCGcccacaggcttcctgcttttcaAACAATTATATGATGGGCGATTTAAGACACAATCATAACTTTCAGCAACTTGGTTCTAATGGGTTTTCCTTGCGATCCACCCATCCATTCGGCCATTCAGTTGTTCCCCCGATGGATTCCTATGATTTGTTTTCTTATGATGATTTAAGTAATTTATATCCTTATTTTAATGATATGATGTATGGTGATGGTTCTTTCTCTGGTTTTGTACCAACATTTGGCTTTCAAAGACCAATTAAAACTCGTAGTGGGCCTGCCAGTGAACTTCATATTAGACTGGAAGAATGTTATGAACAATGGAGAGCattggaaaaggaaagaaaaaaggtaATAACCAGACTTATTTATACAAAAGAGTTCCTTTATACTATGACATGACAATCTCTATGTTCTGTAGATAGCAAATTTAAATCTAGACAGTTCTTACTGTGTTAAGGTTTGAAAGTGATGAAGTCCTAAAATGGGGGTTTAGGGAGGAAATTTAGCTTTTTCTGTAAAGTGGACTGAAAACAGGAAATACGAAGTTAAATCTTGATATCTGTGATTTTGTGCGTTGCCTGCAGCTTCACAGTTAAGCTTGAattgagttttgcacttaaagcaggggTTCAACTTCTCTTACAttatatttttcaaatatatcttCACCAAAACTGCAACACTTACTGTTTGAGTGTACAGTGAATTTCCAGAGAATTTACAAGTATTTCCATTAATTTGGTTAGGAGTTAATTTTAAAATTGATCCTTTAAGAAATTTAACAACCAGTGTCAAACTTTTTTAATCCCTAACGATCTTTATAATGGAATAGCAGACTCTTCAAACTTCTCTTACAGTTAAACTCACGGGAATGTTGAGCACAGGCTGTATTTGAGGACTTATTTAGGATTACAAGTAATTTTTTGTCATTTTTCATAAATAAAATGTTGCCCTTTAGCAAAGGCTGAAGAATAACGTTCTTCTACAGAGAAGTCCATAAAGATCTGCCttgtttctaagggtatgtctacacagcatttagCTGGGCAGACAGAGCTTTGAACTTACGGCTcaagctggagctcaggctctgaagcccagtctcagcagggggctgggcttcagagccagagctccagcctgagccataacttaagtgctgtctacacagctatatTTAGTGCTAATGCAAGCCCCTGTAGCCTGAACCTGtcaacctgggctgggaggctcactcttgcatgctccaaaatgctgtgtagacatacccataatgGCTGCCATTTCCACTTGTTCTCAGTGGGATTGAAGCCACAGGCTGTCCCTAGAAAATATGAAACTTTCTCAGTTAAACTTGTTCCTCTTCACCGTCTGACACCATAGGGAGCCTCCGTCTTCTATTAGGGAAGTTTAGCTAATGGGAAACAATGGGCCTCTGGTCCTGTTGAAAGAGCAGTTCTTCCTGAGTTTTTGTGAGGAAACTCCAGTCTCTGCTGAAAGAAAAACTCCGTTGTGAAAAATATTGATTAAAAACTATCATTAAtcccaaatatttattttcaaaatctcATTGTTGCACAGATTTGCtaaagggcaggagggaggacgaacttgtgtgtgtgtttgagagagagacagagggagcagtgtttctgtgcatgtgcagaggGGGAATGCTGAAAGTCCAAGAGCAAGAGGGAAACTAAGTTTTCGTGTCTGCAGAACAGTATAGAGAGGCTCAAGACGTAGGGGGAATTTGGTGAAACAAAGCAATTGTAAACCTAGTTTATCTGGCCAGTATACTCTGGCTGCATTGTGCTGCTCCAGAGCGGCATAAAATGGCCACAGTGTATTAGTGAATCTGGTCATAAAAgttaaaaataacaacaacaacttgGTTTGAAAAATTTCATATCATTGAAATATCACATGGTAATGTTCTCCCTGAGTGTTTTAATATTCATATATGAAATTTTGAAGTAAATATAAGGAAATTCCAGACAAAAATTGTTAAAATGGAATTAAGGTTGAGAATATATACAATTAATTCAAGATAAAGTACATTGCACGGATGTTGTTATCCAGAAACCAATCATTTGAGGCAAGGTTTAAACTCTAAAAAATCCAAACAGGAAATGCAGTTAGGGCACCCAGTAATCTTTACTCTGTCCTATCGTGACACCATTAATTTAATCTGGGACCACAAACATTAAAATGCCTTAATCCTACGGTTATTGCATGGTGCCTGGGCAAGGAAGAGTTAAGAAAGTGCTCTAATTCTGAACTTTTGTGCCTTAAGTTTAACCTTACTTCTTGAATTTCTTTGTTAAAAACACTTGATTTGGGGATAATTGCAACATCCCTGTAATGTATTTTATCTGAAATTACTGATATGTACTCTAACCTTAGCTCTGTCTTGAAGTAGTTATTTTGTCTGGAAATTAATTTAATCAATATTAAAATATACATGAATCCGCCATATCCATTCTATCAAAAGAAAGTGCAGTTATGAAAACGGTTCTTGATACTGTGATGCATACTGTTGGCAAAACTAGTGTCCAGTGCTCATAGTCTGAGGATACAAATTTTACAGTGagagctagatccacaaagggattttgACATCTAAGTTCAAAgtttagatcctcaaaacccaGCTCAGTTGCTGCCTAAACCTGTAGGTGCCTACGTTTCTGCCAGTAAAGTCCCCCTGGCACTTAAATATTGGGACAGAGAATGACTCTCTCTCTACAGCCAGTGTTCAGGGTGGTCacctgggagacccagattccagtccctgctcctatgaatatttaagtattttatacaaCATGGAACAGCTTtaaaaggagagattgagaggGCCCACCTCAGAATATCCTATAGTCTGGTGGTCAGGGCACTTTCACCTAGGAGGTGGGAGACctgagaaattggaaagagtccagtggagggcaacaaaaatgattagagggttggagcacatgacttatgaggagaggctgagggcatgTGGGATTATtcaatctgcagaagagaagaatgagtggggatttgatagctgctttcgactacctgaaaggaggttccaaagagtatggatctagactgttctcagtggtagtagatgacagaacaaggagtaatggtctcaagttgtagtgggggaggtttaggttggatattaggaaaaacttgttcactatgagagtggtgaagcactggaatgggttacctagggaggtggtggaatctccttccttagaggtttttaaggtcaggcttgacaaaaccctggctgggatgatttagttggggattggtcctgctatgagcaaggggttggactagatgacctcctgaggtcccttccaaccttgatattctgtgattcattCTTAGGAATTTAATTCCCcatgcattgtacagggagcccAGGTGTCTATCTCAGAGCTGTGGATTCCACTAGTAACAGGGCACCTAAATGTTAGAGTGCAATCTTGAGTCCTCTTTGTGGAACTAACCCTAAATACTTAGTTTAAATACAGTCATTCTAGAAGCTCCTTTGAAGTGGATGGGCAGCTTATTCCCTTTAAATGACAGAGGATTGCCAAATCGACTTTGGGAGCTAGTGTTCTGGTGTTAAGTGTCTGCTCAATGAGCAGACTGAATGCTAGCCCAAACTAGCAGTTTTCAAGCCACATGATTTCTACAACTATATGCATTTCAGCAcctacttttttaaaaagaatttttaGGAGAAAAGCTTCCTGGGGAAAGATACCACT
This Mauremys reevesii isolate NIE-2019 linkage group 17, ASM1616193v1, whole genome shotgun sequence DNA region includes the following protein-coding sequences:
- the MEIOC gene encoding meiosis-specific coiled-coil domain-containing protein MEIOC isoform X3 → MAAAQNEDNVDLNQTYSSSLSTSSEYSTSVDSSLLYASWSTYGDDIKQSAVSQISVKNRIQTERNDYGSETDLYGLVSNILEEQDKSQPYFAEGTCSSNLKSVWPVNTTRFADHHDLLSESKRPVVAAISQQVFYTGESISAAEKPCLHSGSLSSQQKIDELYHGFTSMDLEEQWLYPSRNDHAGCYNMQTNENAKTPPLQSYSYIKNSFIPQTGFSEVIKESGADTYSYGRDKVCAKGPEVQLHQKRAEMFLPQFNSYSENADYCRYPEYSHPSKLKHNKSTNFSVQDSKKLTNGIPEAPAVDTETYTKLFQVKPAIQKKIEDTIPDQQNFTFSKTTGLLSEKQFANEPSFTTDFGLKSEYGLKSHAACPGSSDFANATEKQLFSKSDPQNSEYFKSLTLLSNSATTSAGTSVRPTWMNIQTKNNTSVLYQNPSTLMKLSNHLSATPKGSNNSNDFSQLSSSNLTLNNNLFQKFCQENPSAFSSLDFGYNTAERIQPANRMEGLTKVGEESLFEPITDKKIKQSNGFCENYSAQYGITENLNKHNFQAKPQSGHYDPEEGQKHLDVLPQNTYQDLLESHGHFNSHRQGGGDSNIVNSRVNRPQASCFSNNYMMGDLRHNHNFQQLGSNGFSLRSTHPFGHSVVPPMDSYDLFSYDDLSNLYPYFNDMMYGDGSFSGFVPTFGFQRPIKTRSGPASELHIRLEECYEQWRALEKERKKTESALAKNYPGKKVSSTNNTPIPRLTSNPSRVDRLIVDQLREQARVVTLLGKMERLRSSPLHANISTALDKHLEVIHIVQSRRKDEIVNASNRQRQGAPRCQDDRDVFALALAIKEMSVATRKARTTLWCALQMTLPKTTTIAGQVDVEKAFQEMVQSEDKACENVNSSNLLNQRGETNKH